The DNA region CACCCAGGAACCGGTGAACCCGAGGAGGCCGCCCAACTGTTCTCGGGTGATCCCCCTTCGTGTGCGGAGAATCTGCAGCCTCTGGCCGAACACCAGCGGGTCTGCGTACGGGTCCGGCGTGCCGTCTGAAGCCATCAGGCCCTGCCCCTCCTCGCAGCTTCGTCACTGCCAGACTAGGGGTAGGGCCGTCCCCGTGTGCCCACTGGCGTCCGGGACTTCGACGCGAAGGTGCACGACGTCTGCATGCGGCAGGGAGCACAGGAACGTGACGCGCGTCGGAATCACCGGGCACCGCGGCCTGCCGGACGAGGTCGAGGCGTGGGTTCCGACTCCCACGCGCACATGACCGGCAGCGAGATCCTCGTGGACCTCGCGGACGAGGTGGTCGCCGTCTGGGACGGACAGCCCCGGCCGCACGCGGTCCACGGCGCCTCACGTGGGCTTGCGCCACACCGAGATGTGCTTCGGGGAGTCCTGGGTGAACGCTGACCCGTCCCAGTCCGCGACGCGGCGCTCCCGTTCGAGCCCGGCGATCCGCGCCATCAGGTCGAGCTCCGCCGGCCACGCGTAACGGTGCCGGGAGTTGTCACGGCGGTAGCGGCCGTCCTCGCCGTCGCGGGTGAGATGGTGCGAGACGAGGATCTGCTCGACCAGGTCGAAGGTGTCGAAGCCGAGGTGCCGTTCGGAGACGTCGAACGGCACCGCGACCTGCCCCGGCGGCAGGAAGCGCAGCGGCGGCACGCCCAGCTCGATGACGAATCGGCCGCCGGGCGCCAGGTGGCGCGCGGCGTTGCGGAAGCACGCGACCTGCTCGTCCTGCGTCAGGAGGTTCGTGATCGTGTTGTAGACGAGGTAGACCAGGGTGAACTCCCCCGGGACGACGGTCGTGGCCATGTCCCCGATGGCCACGGGGAGCGCGTCCTCGTCGATCTTGCGCCGCAGGACCGCCGCCATGTGCTCGGACAGCTCGATGCCCACGACGGGCACACCGCGTTCCCGGAGCGGGACGCCCACCCGTCCGGTCCCGATGGCGAACTCCAGCGCCCGGCCGTCTCCGGCGAGTTCCGCCAGGAAGTCCAGGGTCGGTCCGAGAGCGGCGGCCGAGGACGACGCGGCTTCCTCGGCGTCGTAGCGGTCGGCGGTCGCGCGGGTCCACAGTTCACTGCTCGTCACAGGTGGCCACTGTGCCGGGCGCCGGGGACGCTGTCGACGCATTTACGCGCGCCGCGGCCGAGCGTGTACCGGCTGCGACCGGGGTCAGCCGGTCCACGCGGGGCGCGTGGGGTCGTCCGCGCGGACGACGACGTCCGCGGCCTCCTCCGGCAGCGCCTCCCGCGCGTAGCGCGCG from Actinacidiphila sp. DG2A-62 includes:
- a CDS encoding class I SAM-dependent DNA methyltransferase, giving the protein MTSSELWTRATADRYDAEEAASSSAAALGPTLDFLAELAGDGRALEFAIGTGRVGVPLRERGVPVVGIELSEHMAAVLRRKIDEDALPVAIGDMATTVVPGEFTLVYLVYNTITNLLTQDEQVACFRNAARHLAPGGRFVIELGVPPLRFLPPGQVAVPFDVSERHLGFDTFDLVEQILVSHHLTRDGEDGRYRRDNSRHRYAWPAELDLMARIAGLERERRVADWDGSAFTQDSPKHISVWRKPT